In Nocardia sp. NBC_00403, one DNA window encodes the following:
- a CDS encoding DUF4254 domain-containing protein: MQSLTLGLLPTSDLLVRACRGHRVVGGPLLWFARDLAVLHERRLVGRGGSVPTDPATVLEIDRRRTELVMAIDDWVARSVPQHRLGATLHTETVGAVIDRIAESSVRAHHALMTLDAHNERLHCAWHHLAELADAYDDLVRDIQAGRRRLPEW, from the coding sequence GTGCAGTCACTGACCCTCGGACTACTGCCTACTTCTGATCTACTTGTTCGGGCGTGTCGCGGGCACCGCGTGGTCGGCGGCCCGCTGCTCTGGTTCGCCCGTGACCTTGCGGTGCTGCACGAGCGCCGACTGGTGGGGCGTGGCGGCTCGGTGCCGACCGATCCGGCTACTGTGCTCGAAATCGATCGGCGCAGAACCGAATTGGTAATGGCCATTGACGACTGGGTGGCTCGCAGCGTCCCGCAGCATCGGCTCGGCGCCACGTTGCACACCGAGACCGTCGGCGCGGTTATCGACCGCATCGCCGAATCCTCGGTCCGTGCACACCACGCGCTGATGACGCTGGACGCACACAATGAACGGTTGCACTGCGCCTGGCATCATCTAGCTGAACTCGCCGACGCCTATGACGATCTGGTTCGCGATATCCAGGCGGGCCGCAGGCGCCTGCCGGAGTGGTGA
- a CDS encoding VOC family protein, translating to MTMIATTGIHHVRLTVTNLERSRTFYQDVLGFEIAAQSPGSPEDPQVRADPAQLYGGVVFQTNGMLFGLRPVASTTDRFDSERVGLDHLSFAVSSVDELADTAARLDAAGIEHGEVTALDAFGIAILSFSDPDGIHLELTAPLGSTRTPPVSVAS from the coding sequence ATGACGATGATCGCAACCACCGGCATCCACCATGTTCGGCTGACGGTGACGAACCTGGAGCGTTCCCGCACGTTCTACCAAGATGTACTCGGTTTCGAGATCGCCGCGCAATCGCCCGGCAGCCCGGAGGATCCGCAGGTACGCGCCGATCCGGCACAGCTCTACGGCGGTGTCGTTTTCCAGACCAACGGGATGTTGTTCGGCCTGCGCCCCGTGGCGTCGACCACCGACCGGTTCGACTCCGAGCGGGTCGGGCTCGATCACCTCAGCTTCGCCGTGTCGTCGGTGGACGAGCTGGCCGACACGGCTGCCCGGTTGGACGCCGCCGGGATCGAACACGGCGAAGTCACCGCGCTCGACGCATTCGGCATCGCGATCCTGTCGTTCAGCGACCCGGACGGCATCCATCTCGAACTCACCGCACCGCTAGGGAGCACCCGGACACCGCCGGTATCAGTGGCGTCGTAG
- a CDS encoding GlxA family transcriptional regulator, protein MDVAVFVVDGVADFGFAALLETFNTANALRGEWEASIDPWNVRTVSLGESVRSGNGYLVPTMPLADLPGEFDLMIVPAVNVRDAETLIRMVSSALNLPVLDLITRARGAGVHLAAACTGTFFLAEAGVLDGSQATTSWWLGPAFRRRYPRIVLDEGRILCRGDQVTTAGAALSHLDLALSLIAAKSPALAELVAKYLAFGDRNAQADFAVPEVIARGDSLVAAFERWVRDHLAEQFPISGAAQGLGVTERSLQRATHAELGMSPRDFVNEIRLERATHLLRTTPLTIDSVAAKVGYLNAGTLRSLFRRRRGRSIADIRASRLSW, encoded by the coding sequence ATGGATGTTGCGGTATTCGTCGTCGACGGGGTGGCCGATTTCGGGTTCGCCGCCCTGCTGGAAACGTTCAATACCGCGAATGCGCTGCGCGGCGAATGGGAAGCCTCCATCGACCCCTGGAACGTGCGGACCGTGTCACTGGGCGAGAGCGTGCGATCGGGCAACGGCTACCTCGTGCCGACCATGCCGCTGGCCGACCTACCCGGCGAATTCGATCTGATGATCGTTCCCGCGGTGAACGTACGGGATGCCGAAACCCTGATCAGGATGGTCTCCTCGGCACTCAATCTGCCTGTGCTGGATTTGATTACGCGAGCGCGCGGAGCCGGTGTCCACTTGGCTGCGGCCTGCACCGGCACTTTCTTCCTGGCCGAGGCGGGTGTGCTGGATGGTTCGCAAGCGACGACGAGTTGGTGGCTCGGCCCGGCTTTTCGCCGTAGGTATCCGCGAATTGTTCTCGACGAGGGCCGGATCCTGTGCCGTGGCGATCAGGTCACCACGGCGGGCGCGGCGTTGTCGCATCTGGATCTTGCCTTGTCCCTGATCGCCGCGAAGAGTCCGGCACTGGCCGAATTGGTGGCCAAATACCTGGCGTTCGGCGACCGAAATGCGCAGGCCGACTTCGCGGTACCCGAGGTGATCGCCAGGGGTGATTCGCTGGTCGCGGCTTTCGAACGTTGGGTCCGTGACCATCTGGCCGAGCAGTTCCCGATTTCCGGTGCGGCACAGGGGCTCGGCGTCACCGAACGCAGCCTGCAACGCGCAACCCATGCCGAACTCGGGATGTCCCCAAGGGATTTCGTCAACGAGATACGGCTGGAACGTGCCACGCACCTGCTGCGGACCACCCCGCTGACCATCGATTCGGTGGCCGCCAAGGTCGGATATCTCAACGCGGGAACCCTGCGCAGCCTCTTCCGTCGTCGACGTGGCAGGAGCATTGCCGATATCCGAGCCTCCCGGCTGTCCTGGTGA
- a CDS encoding GntR family transcriptional regulator — MMADGPTYRRIADLLREEIRAGKWHPGDRLPSHTELADQMQVSITTARNAIQVLVTENLVYTATSRGTIVRSQEVLESVVTDHIRPDRPQSPHDIFEEIARAARREPAKEFSAKMEPASPQVALWLGVAEHSWVLARTVVQYLDNEPWSWEVSFYPRDLAESTGIDSPHDIPEGTTRRLADRGHAETAHRDTLVARPASAEEAIVLGVATGTILLDHLRIGANHERVTRVTRHRSIATRNRLAYELGDDEGTSVIRHTLGTSYKPGISLP, encoded by the coding sequence ATGATGGCGGACGGTCCGACGTATCGCCGGATCGCAGACCTCCTGCGCGAGGAGATCCGCGCAGGCAAGTGGCATCCGGGTGATCGACTGCCCAGTCACACCGAGCTCGCCGATCAGATGCAGGTCTCGATCACCACTGCTCGCAACGCTATTCAGGTGCTTGTCACCGAAAATCTCGTCTATACAGCTACTTCCCGGGGAACCATTGTTCGAAGCCAGGAAGTGCTGGAATCGGTCGTCACCGACCACATCCGTCCGGACCGTCCGCAGTCGCCGCACGACATCTTCGAGGAGATTGCGCGGGCGGCGCGTCGAGAACCGGCCAAGGAGTTCAGCGCCAAAATGGAACCGGCGAGTCCACAGGTCGCGTTGTGGCTCGGCGTGGCGGAGCACTCGTGGGTACTGGCTCGAACGGTCGTTCAGTACCTCGACAACGAGCCGTGGTCTTGGGAGGTCAGCTTCTATCCGAGGGACCTGGCCGAAAGCACTGGCATCGACTCGCCACACGACATTCCCGAGGGCACAACAAGGCGGCTTGCCGATCGCGGCCACGCCGAGACCGCACACCGCGACACCCTCGTCGCCCGGCCCGCCAGCGCCGAGGAGGCCATCGTCCTCGGTGTCGCCACCGGCACGATCCTGCTCGATCACCTGCGGATCGGCGCCAACCACGAACGAGTCACCCGAGTCACCCGACACCGGTCTATCGCCACCCGCAACCGGCTGGCTTACGAACTCGGTGACGACGAGGGCACCTCGGTCATCCGGCATACGCTCGGAACCTCGTACAAGCCAGGCATTTCGTTGCCATGA
- the mycP gene encoding type VII secretion-associated serine protease mycosin, with protein sequence MSQHIRHRHRRRAPLRLVGVLTVVLGIGTIGAPVPALAIGPPAIDEAALGAALAVNAKGGPPDETEQRAVCAEPRLMGAAPSEVPQPQRILELPAAWQFSRGGGQKVAVIDTGVNRHPRLPALQPGGDFVSNSDGTLDCDGHGTLVAGLIAGRPSPEDAFSGVAPDAEILAIRQLSTAYEAKDRTRNEVPGKIASVGYGNVLTLAAAIVRAVDMGATVVNISEVACAPTGVDTADGALGAAVKLAFDRGVVVVAAAGNLQQGGACDGQNDGTGWASVRTEVSPAWFTPYVLSVASIEADGTPSPFSINGPWIGVAAPGRNIVSLDSKPGGAGLVDSQQTSEGMGSIDGTSFSSAYVSGLAALVRARFPELSARQVMDRITRTAQAPGVGRDDRLGYGLVDPLAALTAQLPAQPIGAGADVARPVSPPAPPPYVDPMPRRVATIGTIVLLTLLGIGYALSIPFRRERADVDPVDAEIGKGL encoded by the coding sequence ATGAGCCAGCACATCCGACACCGGCATCGCCGCCGTGCGCCGCTACGGCTGGTCGGTGTCCTCACGGTTGTGCTCGGGATCGGCACGATCGGAGCTCCTGTCCCGGCGCTCGCGATCGGACCGCCCGCCATCGACGAAGCCGCGCTCGGTGCGGCGCTGGCGGTCAATGCCAAGGGCGGACCGCCCGACGAGACCGAGCAGCGAGCCGTATGCGCCGAGCCGAGACTGATGGGTGCCGCACCGAGTGAAGTGCCGCAACCGCAGCGAATTCTCGAGCTGCCTGCCGCATGGCAGTTCAGCCGCGGTGGCGGCCAGAAGGTCGCGGTCATCGATACCGGCGTGAACCGGCATCCGCGCCTGCCCGCGCTGCAGCCGGGCGGTGACTTCGTCTCGAACTCCGACGGCACGCTCGATTGCGATGGTCACGGCACCCTGGTCGCCGGACTCATCGCGGGGCGGCCCAGCCCGGAGGATGCCTTCTCCGGTGTCGCCCCCGACGCGGAGATCCTCGCCATCCGGCAGTTGAGCACCGCCTACGAGGCGAAGGACCGTACCCGCAACGAGGTGCCCGGCAAGATCGCCAGCGTCGGCTACGGAAATGTTCTGACACTGGCCGCAGCCATCGTGCGCGCGGTCGATATGGGCGCGACGGTAGTCAATATTTCCGAAGTTGCCTGCGCACCTACCGGTGTCGATACTGCGGATGGGGCACTCGGCGCGGCCGTGAAGCTTGCCTTCGACCGTGGTGTCGTTGTGGTCGCGGCCGCCGGGAACCTCCAGCAGGGCGGAGCCTGCGACGGCCAGAACGACGGGACCGGCTGGGCCTCGGTGCGCACCGAGGTCAGCCCGGCCTGGTTCACTCCGTACGTCCTTTCGGTGGCGTCGATCGAGGCCGACGGAACACCGTCGCCGTTCTCGATCAACGGTCCGTGGATCGGGGTCGCGGCGCCCGGCCGCAATATCGTCTCGCTGGACAGCAAACCGGGTGGGGCCGGGTTGGTCGACTCCCAGCAGACCAGCGAGGGCATGGGAAGCATTGACGGGACCAGCTTTTCCAGCGCCTACGTTTCCGGGCTCGCCGCACTGGTGCGGGCCAGGTTCCCGGAGCTGTCGGCACGGCAGGTGATGGATCGGATCACCCGTACCGCGCAGGCGCCCGGTGTGGGGCGCGACGACAGGCTCGGATACGGGCTGGTCGATCCACTCGCCGCGCTGACAGCGCAGCTGCCTGCCCAGCCGATCGGCGCGGGAGCCGATGTGGCGCGCCCTGTTTCACCGCCGGCGCCGCCGCCGTATGTCGATCCGATGCCGCGCCGCGTGGCCACGATCGGCACGATCGTCTTGCTGACGCTGCTCGGAATCGGATACGCGCTATCGATTCCGTTTCGCCGCGAACGCGCGGACGTCGACCCGGTGGACGCCGAGATCGGAAAAGGACTGTAG
- the infA gene encoding translation initiation factor IF-1, with product MAKKDGAIEVEGRVVEPLPNAMFRIELENGHKVLAHISGKMRQHYIRILPEDRVVVELSPYDLSRGRIVYRYK from the coding sequence ATGGCGAAGAAAGACGGGGCCATCGAGGTCGAGGGTCGAGTTGTCGAGCCGCTGCCCAATGCGATGTTCCGGATCGAGCTCGAGAACGGTCACAAGGTTCTCGCGCACATCAGCGGGAAGATGCGGCAGCACTACATTCGTATCCTCCCCGAGGACCGTGTGGTCGTCGAGCTTTCGCCCTACGACCTGTCGCGCGGCCGCATCGTTTACCGCTACAAGTGA
- a CDS encoding nucleotide-binding protein: MPQAPSVGHWGPTGFAQPPAGPRAPEQDRLAPHPLGGDQPMPQAPANAPSGFAQPTSPYVPGSAPTGFTQPTPGPHTSVGGPAGFGQRPTGAPAPVGDPAGFGQPPTGAPAPAGDPAGFGRPPTGPHAAGGGQSTQSTGSDQWGNPAGSGQPPAAPQAPVGDPGFGQSHAPGGNQPPAAGSEQWQGAARQGQQPPVEAGSDAAGWGQPQTGPHPGAPAQQQHPGQYNQHMPQPSLDDVPLRRAKKAPGSGWRKAVHHVSGGAINPGLSAEEIRLQELVARIRQPVRGDYRIAVLSLKGGVGKTTTTMGLGSIFSSIRGDRVIAVDANPDFGTLSQRVPLQTRSTVRDLLLDPAIQRYSDVRRHTSQGTSRLEVLASERDPAASEAFSDDEYRAVARILQRFYNIILTDCGTGLMHSAMGGVLDLAHSLVLISSAAIDGARSAAATLDWLSLHGHDHLVRNAVVVINLPREGSPNVGIQQLREYFLSRCRAVHVIPYDEHLSEGAEIDLHRLHKTTKRAYVELAATVADEFSVDHRRYRN, encoded by the coding sequence ATGCCGCAGGCGCCGAGCGTCGGCCATTGGGGCCCAACAGGATTCGCGCAGCCACCGGCCGGGCCGCGCGCACCGGAACAAGATCGCCTTGCTCCGCACCCTCTTGGCGGCGACCAGCCGATGCCACAAGCACCCGCAAACGCCCCGTCGGGATTCGCGCAACCCACATCACCGTACGTACCAGGCAGCGCCCCAACAGGATTCACGCAGCCAACCCCTGGACCGCACACGTCGGTCGGCGGTCCAGCGGGGTTCGGACAACGACCCACCGGAGCACCCGCACCGGTCGGCGACCCAGCAGGATTCGGACAACCACCCACCGGAGCACCCGCACCGGCCGGCGACCCAGCAGGATTCGGACGACCACCCACGGGACCGCATGCAGCAGGCGGCGGCCAGTCCACGCAGTCGACCGGCAGCGACCAGTGGGGCAATCCAGCCGGCTCGGGACAGCCGCCGGCGGCACCGCAGGCACCGGTCGGCGACCCCGGATTCGGGCAGTCGCACGCACCGGGCGGCAACCAGCCACCGGCGGCGGGTAGCGAGCAGTGGCAGGGCGCGGCGAGGCAGGGGCAGCAGCCTCCAGTGGAGGCAGGCTCGGATGCCGCGGGGTGGGGACAGCCGCAGACCGGGCCGCATCCTGGAGCGCCTGCGCAGCAGCAGCACCCGGGTCAGTACAACCAGCACATGCCGCAGCCGTCGCTCGACGATGTTCCGTTGCGGCGGGCCAAGAAAGCGCCGGGTAGCGGCTGGCGCAAGGCCGTGCACCATGTTTCCGGCGGTGCAATCAATCCGGGTCTCTCCGCGGAGGAGATTCGCCTGCAGGAATTGGTCGCACGAATCAGGCAGCCGGTGCGCGGTGACTACCGGATCGCGGTGCTTTCGCTGAAGGGCGGCGTCGGAAAGACCACCACGACAATGGGTCTCGGGTCGATCTTCTCGTCCATCCGTGGCGACCGGGTGATCGCGGTGGACGCCAACCCGGACTTCGGCACCCTCTCGCAGCGGGTACCCCTGCAGACGCGGTCCACGGTGCGTGATCTGTTGCTGGATCCGGCGATCCAGCGGTACTCGGATGTGCGCAGGCATACCTCGCAGGGCACGAGTCGACTGGAAGTTCTTGCCAGCGAACGGGATCCGGCGGCCTCCGAAGCATTCAGCGACGACGAGTACCGTGCTGTCGCCCGAATCCTGCAGCGGTTCTACAACATCATCCTCACCGACTGCGGTACCGGGCTCATGCACTCGGCCATGGGCGGGGTGCTCGATCTGGCGCATTCCCTGGTGCTGATCTCCTCGGCCGCGATCGACGGTGCTCGCAGCGCGGCGGCAACGCTCGACTGGTTATCGCTGCACGGCCACGATCACCTGGTCCGCAATGCGGTGGTGGTGATCAACCTGCCGCGCGAGGGATCACCGAATGTCGGCATCCAGCAGCTGCGCGAATACTTCCTGTCGCGCTGCCGTGCTGTGCATGTCATCCCCTATGACGAGCATCTGTCGGAGGGCGCCGAGATCGATCTGCATCGCCTGCACAAGACCACCAAGCGCGCGTATGTCGAACTCGCCGCGACCGTCGCCGACGAATTCAGCGTCGATCACCGCCGCTACCGGAACTGA
- the eccCa gene encoding type VII secretion protein EccCa gives MATDGFVRRPRIAPPRAPGGEVALTAPPEIPRPVPAGLLMKLMPMVMVVAVVGMIAMMVMMGRNLLANPFMLMFPMMMLMSMVGMMAGMRGAGGPKKAAELNEERKDYFRYLDQVRKDVRKTGRSQLDALVWSHPDPADLQSAAGTRRMWERRPNDPDFGHVRVGVGSHRLATKLARPETGPLEDLEPVTTVALRRFVRTHSVVHNLPTAISLRAFPAINIEGRPGDARMLVRAMLMEFAAFHGPDHTAVAIICADPDNKTWAWAKWLPHVQHPVNRDGIGSARMMYRSLAELETAMAAELLERGRFMRNAQPTAGRIHLLVIIDDGFVSGTERIVSDAGLDSVTVLDLTAPQTGLAVRRGLQLVVADGMVAAKSAAGVERFATADAVTHAEAEALARDLARYRVATAAQIVSLGDETRAVPGLMALMKIPDAAQIDPAVVWRPRSDRERLRVPIGVTPDGTPVEIDIKESAENGMGPHGLCIGATGSGKSEFLRTLVLSMVTSHSPDLLNLVLVDFKGGATFLGLDSLPHVAAVITNLEEELSMVDRMKDALSGEMNRRQELLRSAGNFANVTEYEKARAAGAQIDPLPALFVVVDEFSELLSQKPDFADLFVMIGRLGRSLRVHLLLASQRLEENKLRGLDSHLSYRIGLRTFSANESRAVLGITDAYHLPSVPGSGYLKSDADDPLRFNAAYVSGPYVSPRGSQRVDGRVVGGQSPVVFTASAVEAQPDPEPGVIESAVTRGLPELPPPPGELELPAPPGEVRRSTETVPATLLQVVVQRLTGHGRPAHEVWLPPLDESPSVDMLLPDPDWKSPVNRHGQLWMPIGVIDRPYEQRRDVLVIDLSGAQGNLAVVGGPQSGKSTALRTVIMAAAATHTPEQLQFYCLDFGGGTLAGLTGLPHVGSVAGRLEVDRVRRTVAEMTTLLHQREERFRALGIESINEFRKRKAKLSLMTDEEQAADPLSEDLFGDVFLVVDGWPTVRAEFDVLEPALNALAAQGLSYGIHLMVAANRWAEIRPAVKDLIGTRLELRLGDPSDSEMDRRTSVLVPLGRPGRGLNPEKLHMLIALPRLDSDSDPQTLSDGVSDAKQQLNELYAGRKAPPVRMLPLKIPREQVLATARAHGNVLGPTRVVVGLGESELQPLVLDFEAQPHFMAFADVEAGKTTLLRNIVMGVVENSNADQARIILIDYRRTMLGLVEGDQLAGYSTSSQTSLGMIKEVAGYLAKRIPGSDITPQQLRERSWWHGPEIYVVVDDYDMVATTQNPLEPLLEFLPQARDIGLHLVVARRSGGASRALYDKVLGRLKDLSVDALLMSAPKDEGKLLGDVRSTKLPAGRGTLVSRSGEPQMVQVSYLSPM, from the coding sequence ATGGCTACCGATGGGTTTGTGCGTAGGCCACGGATCGCTCCGCCACGGGCGCCGGGCGGCGAGGTGGCGCTCACCGCGCCGCCGGAGATTCCACGGCCGGTGCCCGCGGGCCTGTTGATGAAGCTGATGCCGATGGTCATGGTGGTCGCGGTGGTCGGCATGATCGCGATGATGGTCATGATGGGGCGCAACCTGCTGGCCAATCCGTTCATGCTGATGTTCCCGATGATGATGCTGATGTCAATGGTCGGGATGATGGCGGGCATGCGGGGCGCCGGTGGCCCGAAGAAGGCCGCCGAGCTCAACGAGGAACGCAAGGACTACTTCCGCTACCTGGACCAGGTCCGCAAAGACGTGCGTAAGACCGGCCGATCCCAGCTCGACGCGCTGGTGTGGAGTCATCCCGACCCCGCGGATCTGCAATCGGCCGCGGGTACGAGGCGGATGTGGGAACGCCGTCCCAACGACCCGGATTTCGGGCACGTGCGGGTCGGTGTCGGCAGCCACCGCCTGGCCACCAAACTGGCCAGGCCCGAGACGGGCCCGCTGGAAGACCTGGAGCCGGTGACGACGGTTGCCCTGCGCCGGTTCGTCCGTACCCACTCGGTAGTGCACAACCTGCCGACCGCGATCTCGCTGCGCGCGTTTCCCGCTATCAATATCGAGGGCCGGCCAGGCGATGCGCGCATGTTGGTGCGCGCGATGCTGATGGAATTTGCCGCCTTTCACGGACCCGATCACACCGCCGTCGCGATCATCTGCGCCGACCCCGACAACAAGACCTGGGCGTGGGCCAAATGGCTGCCACACGTGCAACATCCAGTCAACCGCGATGGCATCGGGTCGGCCAGGATGATGTACCGATCGCTGGCGGAGCTGGAGACGGCGATGGCCGCCGAACTCCTCGAACGCGGCCGGTTCATGCGCAATGCGCAGCCGACGGCGGGACGGATCCACCTACTCGTCATCATCGACGACGGATTCGTCAGCGGCACCGAGCGGATTGTCAGCGATGCCGGCCTGGATTCGGTCACCGTGCTCGACCTCACCGCGCCGCAAACCGGGCTGGCCGTGCGCCGCGGGCTCCAACTGGTGGTCGCGGACGGAATGGTGGCGGCGAAATCCGCTGCTGGCGTGGAGAGATTCGCGACCGCGGACGCCGTCACGCACGCCGAAGCGGAGGCCCTCGCCAGGGACCTTGCGCGCTACCGGGTGGCCACCGCCGCCCAGATTGTCAGCCTCGGCGACGAAACACGGGCGGTGCCGGGCCTCATGGCACTGATGAAGATCCCGGACGCCGCGCAGATCGATCCGGCCGTGGTGTGGCGTCCGCGCAGTGACAGGGAGCGGTTGCGAGTGCCGATCGGGGTCACCCCGGACGGCACCCCGGTCGAGATCGACATCAAAGAATCCGCTGAGAATGGTATGGGACCACATGGGTTGTGCATCGGCGCAACGGGTTCCGGCAAGTCGGAGTTCCTGCGCACCCTCGTGCTGTCGATGGTGACGTCGCATTCCCCAGATCTGCTGAACCTGGTGCTGGTCGACTTCAAGGGTGGCGCCACCTTTCTCGGCCTCGACTCGCTGCCGCACGTTGCCGCGGTCATCACCAACCTCGAGGAAGAACTCTCGATGGTCGACCGCATGAAGGACGCCCTGTCCGGCGAGATGAATCGCCGCCAGGAACTGCTGCGCTCGGCGGGCAATTTCGCCAACGTCACCGAGTACGAGAAGGCCAGGGCCGCGGGCGCCCAGATCGATCCGCTGCCTGCGTTGTTCGTCGTCGTCGACGAGTTCTCCGAACTGCTCTCACAGAAGCCGGATTTCGCCGACCTGTTCGTGATGATCGGCCGGCTGGGCCGCTCGCTACGGGTACACCTGCTGCTGGCGTCGCAGCGACTGGAAGAGAACAAGCTGCGTGGTCTGGACAGCCACTTGTCCTACCGGATCGGTCTGCGCACCTTCTCGGCCAACGAATCGCGCGCCGTGCTCGGTATCACCGATGCCTACCACCTGCCCAGTGTGCCCGGGTCCGGCTACCTCAAGAGCGACGCGGACGATCCGCTGCGGTTCAACGCCGCTTACGTGTCCGGTCCATATGTTTCACCGCGCGGCAGTCAGCGGGTCGACGGACGTGTGGTCGGTGGTCAGTCACCGGTAGTCTTCACCGCGAGTGCGGTCGAGGCACAGCCCGATCCGGAACCGGGCGTCATCGAAAGTGCCGTGACTCGTGGACTTCCCGAGCTGCCGCCTCCTCCGGGTGAGCTGGAGTTGCCTGCTCCGCCGGGCGAGGTCAGGCGCTCGACCGAGACAGTTCCTGCCACCTTGTTGCAGGTGGTGGTTCAGCGGCTGACCGGACACGGACGGCCCGCGCACGAGGTGTGGCTGCCGCCGCTCGACGAGTCGCCTTCGGTCGACATGTTGCTGCCCGATCCTGACTGGAAGTCGCCGGTGAACCGGCACGGACAGCTGTGGATGCCGATCGGCGTCATCGACAGGCCCTACGAGCAGCGCCGCGACGTGCTGGTCATCGATTTGTCCGGGGCGCAAGGGAATCTGGCCGTGGTCGGCGGGCCGCAGTCGGGCAAGTCGACCGCGCTGCGCACCGTGATCATGGCGGCCGCAGCAACCCACACCCCGGAACAGCTACAGTTCTACTGCTTGGACTTCGGTGGCGGCACGCTGGCCGGTCTGACGGGTCTGCCACATGTGGGATCGGTGGCAGGTCGGCTCGAGGTCGACCGGGTCCGCCGCACCGTCGCCGAGATGACCACGCTGCTGCATCAGCGCGAGGAACGATTCCGTGCGCTCGGCATCGAGTCGATCAACGAATTTCGCAAGCGCAAGGCCAAACTGAGCCTGATGACGGACGAGGAGCAGGCTGCCGACCCGTTGTCCGAGGACCTGTTCGGTGATGTGTTTCTCGTCGTCGACGGATGGCCGACGGTTCGTGCGGAGTTCGACGTGCTCGAGCCCGCGCTCAACGCGCTGGCCGCGCAGGGCCTGTCCTACGGCATTCACCTCATGGTCGCGGCCAACCGCTGGGCCGAAATCCGGCCCGCTGTCAAGGATCTCATCGGCACCCGGCTCGAGCTTCGGCTCGGTGACCCATCCGACTCCGAGATGGACCGGCGGACCTCAGTACTGGTGCCGCTCGGTAGGCCCGGCCGTGGTCTGAACCCGGAGAAGCTGCACATGCTCATCGCGCTGCCACGGCTGGACTCCGATTCCGATCCGCAGACGCTGTCCGACGGTGTCAGCGATGCCAAGCAACAGCTCAACGAGCTCTACGCTGGGCGAAAGGCGCCGCCGGTGCGCATGCTGCCCCTGAAGATCCCGCGTGAGCAGGTACTGGCCACCGCCCGCGCGCACGGCAACGTACTCGGACCGACCCGAGTCGTGGTCGGACTCGGCGAATCCGAATTACAGCCACTCGTACTCGATTTCGAGGCGCAGCCGCATTTCATGGCGTTCGCGGATGTAGAGGCAGGCAAGACCACGCTGCTGCGCAACATTGTCATGGGTGTGGTGGAGAACTCGAACGCTGACCAGGCGCGCATCATTCTCATCGACTACCGGCGCACCATGCTCGGTCTCGTCGAAGGAGACCAGCTCGCCGGATACTCGACCTCGTCGCAGACTTCGCTCGGCATGATCAAAGAGGTCGCGGGCTATCTCGCCAAACGCATCCCGGGCTCGGATATCACCCCCCAGCAGCTGCGTGAGCGCAGTTGGTGGCACGGACCCGAGATCTATGTCGTCGTAGATGATTACGACATGGTGGCGACCACCCAGAACCCCCTCGAACCGTTGCTCGAGTTCCTTCCGCAGGCCCGCGACATCGGCCTGCACCTGGTGGTTGCCCGGCGCTCCGGTGGAGCCTCGCGTGCGCTGTACGACAAGGTGCTCGGCAGGCTGAAGGATCTCTCGGTCGATGCCTTGCTGATGAGCGCGCCCAAGGACGAAGGCAAGCTGCTCGGCGACGTGCGTTCGACCAAACTGCCCGCGGGCCGAGGCACTCTGGTCAGTCGCAGTGGCGAGCCGCAGATGGTTCAGGTGTCCTACTTGTCGCCGATGTAA
- a CDS encoding GNAT family N-acetyltransferase — protein MTTVIRQATSGDLGMICRLRVQRTAWLTARGSDQWTVAGRGLPIEIFARAAGRALDAGETWIVEVAGEPAGTITVNERADPGLWTAGELADSLIVHFMIVDLRFAGQRIGHRLLTHAGMLAQQQDRAWVRLDAWTTNIALHNYYRRAGFRLARIAGPAATGPSQALFERLSDSWDAVAPPHDTSTPPGAIRVALRTGGRVPGPVPDVPEELSTYSRNRSPRS, from the coding sequence ATGACTACCGTGATTCGCCAGGCGACCTCCGGCGATCTCGGCATGATCTGCCGCCTGCGGGTCCAACGGACGGCGTGGCTCACCGCGCGTGGCTCCGACCAGTGGACGGTGGCAGGCCGCGGTCTGCCCATCGAGATTTTCGCGCGGGCCGCCGGCCGCGCACTGGATGCGGGCGAAACCTGGATCGTTGAGGTGGCGGGCGAACCGGCCGGAACGATCACCGTCAACGAGCGCGCCGATCCGGGCCTGTGGACCGCCGGGGAACTCGCCGACTCGCTGATCGTCCACTTCATGATCGTCGACCTGCGCTTCGCCGGCCAGCGCATCGGTCACCGACTACTCACACACGCCGGAATGCTTGCGCAACAACAGGACCGCGCCTGGGTCCGGCTCGACGCGTGGACCACCAACATCGCGCTGCACAACTACTATCGCAGAGCCGGCTTCCGTCTGGCCCGCATCGCCGGTCCCGCCGCGACCGGCCCCTCCCAGGCACTGTTCGAACGTCTCTCCGACAGCTGGGATGCCGTCGCGCCGCCCCATGACACCAGCACACCACCAGGTGCCATAAGAGTTGCGTTGCGGACCGGAGGCCGTGTGCCCGGACCGGTTCCGGACGTACCGGAAGAACTATCCACGTACTCACGAAATCGGTCGCCGCGTTCGTGA